The genomic stretch ctcctagatcgggagctcggagaggtaggggtaagagggctgcccctgtagaggatgtcctcatggaggaggagtccagtgaggaggaccaggactacgttcctcaggacgaggaggcggatctgatgggtggcagcattcctgaggaggcgcctcaggagtcgagaggtccgggtcctagttcttccggagctgcagccccaccatatggagccccaccacctgggagtggtgactatgATTATGAGgataggacagcctccatgcgggccgtgcaggatggccaggtccagatactgaggcggttggacgagattgcctcccggcagatcaccttggaggattccttccgtaggctgggtcagtacttggacaccagggccaccgccatctcagcagattatggccggcttaggagggaggtacaggtggtgaacgcgaggttcgattattacgatcaccgcttcgatgttaactccaggcctccagcgaatgtggtgatcatcgacgacgatgacgacgcccAGTGAGGCTTAGCTTGCCCGCCCAactgtttatccatttttctctttctgtagacattgtgtatttatttatctcattccttgtaattgcaatgtacttgaatttcatttatggaatgaaatatctttggatattggactattataatgttttcataCGTGGagttcctgtgtggttttgtggtgatgtgacttttctatttgtgctctttgttatattattatctgttgtttatcaggttttgtgtaaaatttttggaaattccactttacgccgttatgctgccgaaatttcgtctaaatagtactttataggttatagttccaatctaattaccttttatctacactcacgcatgccatgaatgcaacttataatataactccattttatactttccttctttgacttttaatctttaagcttttatctttacccaatccccattttcctattataaagtctacgggattctaatggtatgctgtaagtggagcagagcatcacgctctgataccaccctttgtcacaccccgttcaccctgaaccagagcggtgaccgagttaacaccggttaacccaaacctgccaggatcatcagacactgtattccaccacagcatacacacactaacatcaactcatcaaatcagcggaagactaagttttacctgtaataattcccatatacctgatacccaaatggtgataccataattatatacatttgggcccgaaggcatgatatacatacacaaaaagaataaagtttgaatatcaaatatatacaggaaattatcaaaaacatcagagtacacagcccggcatcggtatcaaggctggagctcagctcggcctcagaaccgctgccccgcaacacagctctcacacgcgcagtctacgccgtgctcaaactcctcaggggtccaccagtcctcctcaggaaactcgactgtgggacccaccccctgctcctcaggtgcatgacctgcaaaatcatctaaaagggtgcacacgtggaatgacctcactagctcagtaagtagagaggtggaccacacacaacagtccacacatcacaacacgtCATacgcactacatgccatgcaagtcatttaaAAGCACATACACCtagtcaacattactaagtctttggttttagtgctactacaaccacagtgcgcgtatactccgggtacgagccgcgaactccctcccgcgatatgcccatagggctgttggagaaggcccaccgtgagtactcggaaaaataaagacaatgccatccaccggctctcaacagaaatgtaaataaattaaatgacagtgctgactccagcaatttaaaagcagtacgattggccctcttgaaataccaccggggttgccgactgtcctacatgactcgccgggcgtaatgcctaaccgccacagtgtccgacaaccgcgacccctgcttcccccaaaatggcaacccaacacctcaacccctgttgggaagggtcgtagcacgggatggtgagaatcctaataccgcatgctcctatatgcagtacgactgcatagtgccaccgtgtcccataccacgggccaccaatgcattcgtttccaagccgaccgcggcatctaatctatcaaggcattatgcaacatgatgtacacattcgacatatatcatctcattcaatttgcattttgaaaagtaaacatagcataaatgcatatcaatgtgtgaaatgactaatctatatagcatattcatgatgacatgactaaattagatatagttatatgaatgccaaccaaatgccttgaaataggccaaacgtcctctctccacttacctgtagcgtataAGGAGTCCcgcttggtacgggtgagatccggagcgaatcgggaaggctttggtgaacctaacaaaattgagcggggttagtaattcaccattttagaatcaaaattaatgaattccgacgtcaaaatcgtgtttagaatgtcgaaagaaggtcccacatccgatttgggctcgatcggacctaaaaatcacattctggccactcgggtgggtgtctcaggtgggtggtctacccaccggtcctacccgccggttttggaccggcgggtatggacccgtcggtaggacccgccggtcctacccgccggtttggccagaacccctctggtcctctcaggtgggtgactcaggcgggtagggacccgccggttgcacccgccggttttggcggaaaaaccccagtttcttctcaacttcctccattccttggggacccaaatagggcttttctcaacccattcttcacacctttaaagtcctataggatggttctagcttagatttaagttagattcaagtgaggggaaccatcttaccttctttgctcaagaatgacttcaaaccctctaaatcacttccaactcacaatgctccttctaccttgtcaatatctcttcaaatccttcaagatcaacacataaatcatctattaaaccttagattcatcatttcaaagggtgtctacaagatcttaagaaaccatacccgaatcaagggtttaaagcgtgggtatggtgaatgttcataaaacccaacttttcttacctccaactgtagatctcgagttgaagattactcttccggcaccggaatggcaagatcgagcttcggcgccgctgaaatccttcctttcttcctcttcctttattcttccctttatttttctctctcctctttacttttctcaccaaacgtacgggggtaataaatggaaagaaaagaagtcataaagctttatatactattcctaattaagtgaatagtgatggatgggtcactcaggtgggtgggtgtacccacctgacatacccatccgagagtcaaaacttgggattttgaccgggctcggacctcggctcggaccctaccccaagcatacaatgtagcatacgtatataaccttaaaatacggatataatacctgttctatccgtacatagccttatggtaggtgcacgtacacggtttgggcactcccgtctcttctggcactggctcggacttgtcgggccagccggtgtttaaggtcacccgtgccatcatagcccataaggaactcgctctaacatcctctggctcggttcctgcatggttaaaccggttcaaccacgaaatcagaccgggtttaagaagcgggatattacaataACTGTCCTGTAAatttttcccttgagtttaataggcaTTCTTTTATCATGTAACACTCCCGACGTACCTcgccacttcatccatcccactttaatcctatggGCAACATCAACTTCTATATCcccctctttgtcaatgatagaCCTAGGTATTTAAAATAATCCCTTCTGGGTAGTTCCTGTTCCCCTAGCTTCACCACTCCCTCGCTTCCTCTAGATtgactgaaggggcacatcatatattctgtcttcgttctgcttaacctaaaacctcttgattccaaactTGATCTTCATAGCTCTAATTTAATCTCATCTACGGTTTCATTTATCAACAGAATATCATCGACtaatagcatacaccatggaatcgagtcttggatgtgcctAGTTAGATCGTCCATaataagtgcaaacaaataaggacttaCAGCAGATCCTTACTATAACTCAATTGTGATTGAAAATTCGTTACATTGCCCCTCTGTCATTTTGACACTCGTCACGACTCCTtcgtacatgtccttaattatatctacatagtTGATCTTACCCCTTATCTTCTCTAGAACATGCCAAATTAGCTCTCGCGGTACTTTATCGTATACTTTCTCTAGGTCAATGAAaatcatatggagatcctttttgCGGGCTCATAATACTTCTATAAGCCTCATTAGGAGGTAAATAGCTTCTGTTGTggatctccctggcataaaaTTGAATCGGTTCTCCGAAACCTTGGTTTCCTCTCATAGGTGGGCGTCAATAATCTTTTCCCATAGTTTCATGGTttggctcataagttttatgcctgtATAGTTATTACAGTTTTAGGATTCCCTTTGTTCTTATAAAtcggaaccacaatgcttctccactCATCCGGCATAGATTTTgtattcaaaattttgttaaacagCTTTGTTAACCAAGTCACCCCATGTCCTCCCAAGCTCTTCGATACTTCGATTGGGATCTCATCAGGTCTCGTAATTCTACCTATATTCTTCCTTTGCATGGCCTCTTTAACCTCGATTTCGCCAACTTGTAATAAATGCCCATCAGGTGTATTAATTTCATGTCTATCCCCCTCCACATCTAGGTTCACCCTATCTGTCATagtatctccatttagtaggttaTAAAAATAATCACTCCATCTCCTCATAATTTCCTCATTCCGTACCAGCACTCTACCTTCCTCACTTTTGATGCATCTGACATGGTCCAAATCCTTGTTCATCATTTCTCTTACCTTAGCTATCCTATACATCTCTGTATCTCCCTCCCTTGTGTTAAGGTTTTTATACaaatcatcatatttctttgccctaactttccccacaatcttcctAGTCTTATTCCTAGCTGTGTGATATCTTACTTTATCCTCATTATCGTTAGTCATCtgccaagtcttaaaacaatccttcttaATTTTAATGGCGGCTTGAACCTTGTTGTTCCACCACCAGGTCTCTCTAGGGGTATGCCTCTCACCCTTAGTTTAACCTAGGATCTCCTTAGCCACCTCCTTAATGCTAGTCGTCATTGTAGTCCACATCTCGTtaagtaaaatttaaaatattgtaTTGAGACATTGAACCAAAGTAATATAAATTAAAGCATAACTTAGATAATGGTGTGTACAACAtgttcacaaaatttgggcccCACTAAATATTTCTACAtgaaaaaaacaatataaaaatgGTTTCATGCACTGTTGATTTCGGAAACCCTCTACTGTTTTTAGTAGAATATTCTAGATATATAGCAAAGGTTATAATACCCTTATGATTCCTATGATAGGGTCTTTGGAATTTAGTTTTGTAACAAAAACTTGGCAACCAGAaatagtgaagaagaagaagacgccAACCAAGAGAGATAGGGAGAGATTTAAACCCACAATAGTTCAATGTATTTGTTTATCGTGGTATTCACCTTTATTTATAGTCCAACAAGTAGACTCTCAGTAGATCCTACTAAGACTTAAAGACCTAATCACAATctaataaggaaaaaaataaaacaaaatacaaaTCTAAAttctacaaataaaaaaataattcacaATAGGGAAAATCCCCTTACAGTGAGTAGCCTTAAACAAGTTTATTAGCCTATAGCCCTGGAAAACGTATTGACATCTATGGTAATCCTAGGTACATATATTGAGAGTCTCAAGCGCAACAtcttatttcaaaattctcACCACTCTTCTATTCTATAGAAATCGAAAGGATCTAATTTGAACAAGTTTCAACaaatccaaaaggaaaatttgttGGAATTGGTAAAAGCTTTTCGACCAAAAATGTATCACGCNNNNNNNNNNNNNNNNNNNNNNNNNNNNNNNNNNNNNNNNNNNNNNNNNNNNNNNNNNNNNNNNNNNAAATGATTAAGGATTGCCGAAGTAATATCTAAACCCAATGATTCAAAGCAACGGTAAAAGATCCATACATAAAGAAACACCATTTTTAATGGGCTTCTCACCACTCTTCTATTCTTTGCCGTCATTTCGATGTGATACAACATTTATGTTCTTTACATGGAAAAAGTAGGCTGAGGAagtaagaaaattccaccacaATTCCTTGGTCATTAGTAGATTCATATTGACTTATCACATTATTCTTTAGATTTTGATGTTAAATTGATATTGTACTTAAACAAGTTATTTAGTTTTTATAATATCAACAATGGTATTCATGGATTTATCATAAAACTAGTGTAgatctatatatttttttgtcgAGTTCCTCTTGAGAACGGTAGCATTCTGATAAATACTTATTAAATTATTGGCAATTTACATCAACCCCCCTCACGTTTGCCTATATTACGTCTTCACCCCTCAAATttcatttaaaccaaaaaatttAACACTGTAATAGAGGTGTTAGTTTTATAATACAAAATGACATAattacctttcttcttctttcttattcttgTTCGTTTTTCCACTTCcctcttgtcttcttcttcgttttcctAATTTCTTATCATTTGTTTCTTTCTATTCCATTAATCATGGTCTTGTCCACTGTGAGCTTATTGAGGGTGAGGGTTCCAGTTTTGTCACTGCAAAGCACATCCATGCTAGCCATCTTTTCAATTGCAGTCATTCTCTTTGTAATGGCACCTTGTTGAGACAATCGGTGAGACCCAATAGCCATCGTCACTGACAACACTGTGGGCATGGCAATTGGAATTACTCCAATGAGTAACACCAACAGATTATCAATTCCACTTCTGTAAGGCAGGCGTTGAATCAGGTACATCACGATGATCTCGATCACCATTCCAACTGCAATTGAGCAAATACAGAAGTTCCCAATTGCTGTCAACAACTTCTGGAAGTGATACACTTGCTTGGTGCTGTCCACAAGATGTGGCCTTGCCAAAGAAGGTGTGGACACCAGTGGCGATAACAACAGCCTCAATCTCACCTTGCTTGCAGGTTGATCCAGAGAAGACCTCTTCACCTGGATTCCTGGTTACAGGGAGAGACTCACCAGTGAGAGCAGATTGGTCTATCTTAAGAGGATCACCTTCCAAGAGATGAGCATCAGCTGGGATAATGTCTCCAAGCTTGATGCTGATCACATCTCCAGGGACCAAGATAGTTGTATCTTGCTCACTCCATTTCCCATCTCTCAACATCTACACATGTTCATGCAATGTCACCTTTTAAGAAATCAATTAGCTTATCATGTTTACATTTTGAAGGATAACAAATGAAACCCACCTTGGTCTTTAAGGGGCAAGACCCGCCATTAGAGCAGCAGCTGCATTTCCAACATTGTTTTCTTCAATGAAACTGATGGTGGAGTTGATGACCaacaacactgataccaacGAAATCTTGCCAATCCGGAGGCCTTCCCTGCAATTTGTTCATATTGTTTTTCAATAGAAAGAAACAAATTATGAGAAATTaggaaaacgaagaagaagtgggaaaacaaagaagaagaagaagggtaattatgtttttttgtattctaaaactaacacctctTATGGTgttaaatttggatttaaacGTAATAAGCGAAATTTGGGTGAGGGGGGGGGGGNNNNNNNNNNNNNNNNNNNNCATAATACATAATATAGGCAAACGCgagggaggttgatgtaaattgCCCTAAattatatatgggaaaataaaTGCTCCTTGGTCATGCGGCCCTTGCTCCTAGACACACGAGCAGCAAAATAACATCCTCACACttgtgaaacccaaaaaacccaCAGCTGTTGATGCTCATGTGCACCCCTTCATTGGCGGTTGTGTGACCAAGAGCAATTCTTTTCCCCATTATGTATTATGCAACTATTGTTAGTCTATGATCATCACAACCATGCTTTTGTAGATAGGATCAACAACTTTGGAAAATatgtttttagaattttttacttaccaaaaattttaaaattatgtaCAAATATAACCTTTAACAAGTTTTTAGTCCACAGCTTTGAAAAACGTATTGAAATCTATGGTAACCCTGGATATATAAATTGAGGGTCCCAGGCGTTGCATCGCATTTCAAAATTCTCACCACTCCTCTATTCTTTATTGTCTTTCTGATGTGATTCAATTGTTCTTTACACAAAAAAGAGCGCTCAAGAAATCAGAAAATTCTGCCACAAATCCTTGGTCATTAGTGGAATCATATTGAATTATCATCCTATTGTtcagtgagttttttttttccttagattttGATATTAAACTGATATTGTACTTCAACAAGTAATTTAGCAgttttttaaatgttttcaaaaaacaTGGATTTGTTATAAAACTAGTATAGATCTATATATTTTTGTTGAGGTCCTCTTGAGAATGGTAACATTCTGATATATACTTATTAAATTATATATGGGGAAATGAACCCTCCCTGGTCGCCCGGCCCTTGTGCCTAGACACAGAGATCAGATAAATGACGCCCCCACCCCTGTGAAACCTAGAAAACCCAcccctattgatgttcatgtGCACCTATTCATTGGCGGCTGTGCGACCAAGAAGCGCTCTTTTCCCCATAATATATTATGTAACTATTGTTGATCTGTGGTTATTACAACCTTTCTTTTGTAGATATGATcagaatttattattattattaaatattttaaaattatgtaCAAATATAACCTTTAATAAGTTTCTTAGCACATAGTTTCAAAAAACGTATTGACATCTATGGTAGTCCTAGATACATGAATTGAGAGTCCCAAGCGCTGCATCTCATTTCAAAAAATTCTCAccactcctcttttttttccgtCATTCTGATGTGATTCAATATTTATGTTCTTTACACATAAAAGAGGGCTCAGGAAGTTAGAAAATTCCACCAAAGATCCTTGGTCATTAGTAGAATCATATTGAATTATCACACTATTGTTTggtgaattttatttattttattttttcttttaatttctttagattTTGATGTTAAATTGATACAGTACTTCTACAAGTCATTTGGTTGTTTTTAAAAGGTTTTCAACAAAGAGATTCATAGATTTGTCATAAAGCTGGCTTAGATCTATATATTTTGTTGAATTCCTCTTGAGAACAGCAGCACTCTGATATATAGTTATTAAATTATATATGGGGAATGAGCGCTCCTTGGTCGCGTCGCCCTTGTGCCCAGACACAGAGAACGGGAAAGTAACGCCCCCACCCATGTGAAACTCGGTAAACCAACCCCTTTTGATGCTCATGTGCGCCCCCTCATTGGTGGTCGTGCGACAAGGGAGCATTCTTTCCCCATTATATATTATGTAACTATTGTTGATCTATGGTCATCACAGCCCTTCTTTTACAGATATGATCACCGACTTTGGAAAATATATTCTTAGGATTTTTTATTaccaaatattttaaaattatttacatATATTTATAGTTAGATCATTATGCCCTAATTTGTTAgatggagaaaagaggaaaaggaaaaaaagggtggAAGAATGAGGAACTTTTcctcaaaataacaaaaacctTGGTTGTTTGTTTGTTGGGGTGAGAAACGTATTAGACAAGGTCAATTAATGCAATAATTGTTGTCTATTGATGTGGCAGGTAACTTTTCCCACCCCATTCACTTCGAAAGTCCTACCAATTTCGGTACGACTTCATGGAAAAGTTGCTTTCtgcctatctctctcttcctatttcctctctttcccatagaattctatcccatttttttttcctctttttcccctAGAGGTGGACCccactaaaaattacatattccatTGTTTCATTTCCTATATTTTCTttgtcaacccaacccacaacTTGTGGGACCCCCTTCACAAGTTTCCCACCCATTTTATCTGTCAAACAAATGTGGCCATATATGTTATTGGGGTATATGTTGGAGGTCTTATATAAGGATGATTCATATAGACCATAATGGTTTTTGTGAA from Macadamia integrifolia cultivar HAES 741 chromosome 11, SCU_Mint_v3, whole genome shotgun sequence encodes the following:
- the LOC122093032 gene encoding ATPase 2, plasma membrane-type-like: MGKRIALGHTTANEGVHMSINSCGFFGFHKEGLRIGKISLVSVLLVINSTISFIEENNVGNAAAALMMLRDGKWSEQDTTILVPGDVISIKLGDIIPADAHLLEGDPLKIDQSALTGESLPVTRNPGEEVFSGSTCKQGEIEAVVIATVGMVIEIIVMYLIQRLPYRSGIDNLLVLLIGVIPIAMPTVLSVTMAIGSHRLSQQGAITKRMTAIEKMASMDVLCSDKTGTLTLNKLTVDKTMINGIERNK